In Rheinheimera sp. MM224, one DNA window encodes the following:
- a CDS encoding group I truncated hemoglobin → MVKYLLLLATLVLTACQQSPETTLYQRLGGETGVEKIVDGVLYGIEHDQSIVHHFSDTDIPRFRRLLIEQFCELSGGPCKYTGASMQESHTGFQITQAHFDALVNHLITAMQQQKVAIEAQNEFLAILAPMYKDVVYR, encoded by the coding sequence TGAAGTACCTTTTGCTGTTAGCGACCTTAGTTTTAACCGCATGCCAACAAAGCCCGGAAACGACTTTATATCAGCGTTTAGGTGGCGAAACCGGAGTTGAAAAGATTGTTGATGGCGTCCTGTATGGCATCGAACATGATCAGAGCATAGTGCATCATTTTTCCGATACAGATATTCCTCGTTTTCGTCGTTTGTTGATAGAACAGTTTTGTGAACTCTCAGGCGGTCCCTGCAAATACACCGGGGCATCCATGCAAGAAAGTCATACAGGTTTTCAAATTACCCAAGCCCACTTTGACGCACTGGTGAATCATTTAATCACCGCTATGCAGCAGCAGAAGGTTGCTATCGAAGCACAAAATGAATTTCTGGCGATTTTAGCACCTATGTATAAAGACGTGGTGTATCGCTGA
- a CDS encoding D-2-hydroxyacid dehydrogenase, giving the protein MTTQVVFLDAATMADTDLNPLQLAEVHLTLYPQTSAEQLLNHASGAQVLISNKVPLDAKAIAALPELRCILVAATGVNIVDIAAAKAAGIVVCNAQGYAGTAVPQQVFALLLQLTNHIQSYHQAVQQGLWSQSPQFCLHLQPIEELAGKTMTLLGYGDLGQATARLAEAFGMKVLIAERHDATETRAGRAAFEAALRQADVLSLHCPLTDSTAKLINAKTLGWMKPTALLINTARGGLIDEAALAEALAQGTIAGAALDVLSTEPPAVAHPLLDRALPNLIITPHVAWASRQAMQRLVLQLSENLRAFISQKPIRQV; this is encoded by the coding sequence ATGACAACACAAGTCGTTTTTCTTGATGCAGCCACTATGGCTGACACCGATCTGAATCCGCTGCAATTAGCTGAAGTCCATTTAACCTTGTATCCACAAACTTCTGCTGAGCAACTACTGAATCACGCCAGCGGTGCACAAGTGCTGATCAGCAATAAAGTACCGCTGGATGCCAAAGCCATTGCTGCCTTGCCAGAGCTACGCTGCATTCTGGTGGCAGCCACTGGCGTGAATATAGTTGATATCGCAGCCGCCAAAGCCGCTGGCATAGTGGTCTGTAATGCTCAGGGTTATGCAGGTACTGCGGTTCCGCAGCAGGTGTTTGCCTTGTTGCTGCAACTGACCAACCATATTCAGTCTTATCATCAGGCCGTGCAGCAAGGATTGTGGAGCCAAAGCCCACAGTTTTGCCTGCATTTGCAGCCTATAGAAGAGCTTGCAGGCAAAACCATGACTTTGCTTGGTTATGGTGATTTAGGCCAAGCGACAGCTCGTCTGGCTGAAGCTTTTGGTATGAAGGTTCTGATTGCAGAACGCCATGACGCCACAGAAACCCGCGCAGGCAGAGCCGCCTTTGAAGCAGCGCTGCGTCAGGCTGATGTGCTGTCGCTGCATTGCCCTCTCACTGACAGCACAGCAAAACTGATCAATGCAAAAACCTTAGGCTGGATGAAACCCACTGCGCTGCTGATCAATACAGCCAGAGGTGGACTGATTGACGAAGCCGCTCTTGCAGAAGCTTTAGCCCAAGGCACAATAGCAGGCGCAGCTTTGGATGTCTTGAGTACTGAACCACCTGCTGTTGCTCACCCTCTACTTGACCGTGCCCTGCCTAACCTGATCATTACACCTCATGTAGCCTGGGCCAGTCGTCAGGCCATGCAACGTCTGGTACTGCAACTGTCTGAAAATCTGCGGGCTTTTATCTCACAAAAGCCTATTCGTCAGGTGTAA